From Thermoanaerobaculia bacterium:
CTCTTTACTGAGCTTTTCCGGCCAGGTGGACGCCGGAAGGGTTTCGCCCGAGCTCCTTCCAGCGGCGAGGAGGAGGAGAAGAGCGAGGAGGGGAGCCGCCCGGTTCGCGCGCATGTCGGGTCGCGGGGTGGAGGGCTCCCCGGGGCCCGCCTCAGACCCGCCGCAGGTACTTGTTCTCGCGGGTGTCGATCTCGATCTTGGCGCCGGATTCGACGAAGGGCGGGATCTGGACGACCAGTCCGGTCTGCATCTTGGCGGGTTTGTAGCTGGACGAGGCCGTTGCGCCCTTCATCCCGGGCTCGGTGTCGACGATTTCGAGGATGACCGTGTTGGGGAGCTCGACGCCGACCGGCATTCCCTCGTAGAAGTCGACCTTGATCACGCTGTTGGGCAGGATGTAGAGCAAGGTGTCGCCGAGCGCGTCGTTCGAGAGGGTGACCTGCTCGTAGTTCTCCTGGCTCATGAAGTGGTGCATGTCGCCGTCGGAGTAGAGGTATTCCATCGGAATCGTGTCGAGGATGGCGCGCTCGACCGATTCGGTCGAGGCGAAGCGATGCTCGAAGCTGTTGCCGTTCTTCAAGTTCCTCATCCGCACCTGGACGAAGGCCCGGAGGTTCCCGGGCGTGCGGTGGGTGACCGACATGATGGAGCAGACTTCGTTGTTGTGCAGCACGCACATTCCGGCGCGCAAGGCGTTGGCCTGCATCAGGCGTACTCCTCAGGTAAGAGTGGGATCAAGCTTCATGTTCCTCGTGCATCTTCTTTCGCGCGTCGGCGACGATCTTGTCCTGCACGAGGCGAGGAACCTCCTCGTAATGCGAGTACTCCATGATGAAGCTGGAGCGCCCCTGCGTCATCGCCCGGAGTGCCGGCGCGTAGTTCAACATCTCCGCCATCGGAACCTGCGCCTGCACGATCTGCGCGCCGTTCCTGACGTCCATTCCCTGCGGGCGGCCACGGCGATGGGAGAGGTCGCTCATGATGTCGCCCATGAACTCCTCGCTGGTGTGGATCTCCACCTTCATCACCGGCTCGAGCAGCGTCGCCCCGGCGCGCTCCATGGCGTCCTTGTAGGCGAGCGAGCCGGCGATCTTGAAGGCGAGCTCGGAGGAGTCGACGTCGTGGTACTGGCCGTCGAGCAGGCGGACCCGGAAGTCGACCATCGGGTAGCCGGCGAGGAAGCCGCGCAGCCGGGCCTCCTGGATCCCCTTCTCGACCGCCGGGCGGTAGTTCTGGGGAATCGAGCCGCCGAAGATCTCGTCCTTGAACTCGAACTCCTCGCCGCGCGGCAGCGGTTCGATCTTGATCCGGCAGTCGGCGAACTGGCCGCGGCCGCCGCTCTGCTTCTTGTGGCGCCCGTGCCCCTCCGCCGGCTTCTGGATCGTTTCGCGATAGGGGACTTTCGGCGGATGCAGGATGACCTCGACGTTCGAACGCCGCTTCATCCGGGCGAGCGCGATCTCGACGTGCAACTGGCCGCTGCCGGAGAGCAGGAATTCGTGGGTCTGCGGATCCCGCCCGGCGCGCAGGCTCGGATCCTCTTCGATCAGCCGGTGGAGCGCGTCGCCGATCTTTTCGTCGTCGCCCTTCGACTTGGGCTCGACGGCGAACGACATCGCCGGCTCGGGGA
This genomic window contains:
- the efp gene encoding elongation factor P, producing the protein MQANALRAGMCVLHNNEVCSIMSVTHRTPGNLRAFVQVRMRNLKNGNSFEHRFASTESVERAILDTIPMEYLYSDGDMHHFMSQENYEQVTLSNDALGDTLLYILPNSVIKVDFYEGMPVGVELPNTVILEIVDTEPGMKGATASSSYKPAKMQTGLVVQIPPFVESGAKIEIDTRENKYLRRV